The following are encoded together in the Parambassis ranga chromosome 20, fParRan2.1, whole genome shotgun sequence genome:
- the LOC114453186 gene encoding phosphatidate phosphatase LPIN2-like isoform X1 yields MNYVGQLAGQVLVTVKELYKGINQATLSGCIDVIVVRQPDGTFQCSPFHVRFGKLGVLRSREKVIDIEINGEQVELHMKLGDNGEAFFVQETEQHNEIVPAHLVTSPIPTEEALFRSRESRATVETSQPLGSDDPSPGNLPVCSNTAGKKKKRRRRKHKAEPRKEEQTTTTPAGGELELCELSSDEEHGAHNGRASALSLIKDNTDLRQHSPLTALEWDSYPFSDGDWAPCTTDVNEPMSPKSDSELIVKPTESMLRAESHMQWTWGGFPESTRVNRKDKPEPKTLTITPSENTHFRVILSSEAMEEESGGTTDPICSIVKPEPRTIKPDQCSCTSQPPEASLHDTNNSDLSDLMSSCFTSEPCDGNSDLSTKNTHKPRWTSSPPSRRNSGSAERGETAAASFKANDSPVKRRGVRKRSQHQGPEDIYLEDLNALEPDVAARYFPKSESEQVPKHWEETGRQSGSQSPQSVGSAAADSGTECLSDSAGDLPDVTLSLCGGVGENSEISKDKFMEHIITYNEFAENPAIIDNPNLVVKIANRYYNWTLAAPLILSMQAFQKNLPKATEEAWVKEKMPKKSGRWWFWRKSSVKQLSSEAKLERQESSESPALHQAPETQRSSPHMKTGSGHPLLCRQKTAEWSSDDETKELNAAAPALTPTERVQTEGPAQAPGHSYKKSLRLSSDQIASLRLRDGPNDVTFSITTQYQGTCRCEGTIYLWNWDDKVIISDIDGTITKSDVFGQILPQLGKDWTHRGIAKLYHSVHENGYKFLYCSARAIGMADMTRGYLHWVNDRGTLLPQGPLMLSPSSLFSAFHREIIEKKPEKFKIECLTDIKNLFFPNTHPFYAAFGNRESDVFAYKQVGVPVCRIFTVNPKGELILEQAKGNKTSYGRLSELVEHVFPLRSTQHSATFSCPEFSSFCYWRQPIAEVCFEELL; encoded by the exons ATGAACTATGTGGGGCAGCTGGCAGGCCAGGTGCTGGTGACAGTAAAGGAGCTGTACAAAGGGATCAATCAGGCCACTCTGTCGGGCTGCATCGACGTGATTGTCGTCCGACAGCCTGACGGGACCTTCCAATGCTCCCCTTTCCATGTCCGCTTTGGGAAACTGGGGGTGCTGCGCTCCAGGGAGAAAGTG ATCGACATAGAGATCAATGGAGAACAGGTGGAGCTGCACATGAAGCTTGGAGACAACGGAGAGGCCTTCTTTGTCCaggagacagagcagcacaaT GAGATTGTTCCTGCCCACCTGGTGACCTCACCCATCCCCACAGAAGAGGCTCTGTTCAGGAGCAGAGAGTCCAGAGCAACGGTGGAGACCAGTCAGCCTCTCGGTTCTGACGACCCGAGCCCTGGAAACCTCCCGGTCTGCTCCAACACAGccgggaagaagaagaagagacgcAGAAGAAAGCACAAAGCCGAGCCACGCAAGGAGGAGCAAACAACCACAACACCTGCAGGCGGGGAGCTGGAGCTGTGTGAGCTCAGCTCAGACGAGGAGCACGGTGCACACAATGGACG AGCATCTGCACTGTCTCTGATAAAGGACAACACGGACCTCAGGCAACACTCTCCACTCACCGCCCTGGAATGGGACAGCTACCCCTTCTCTGATGGAGACTGGGCACCCTGCACCAC GGATGTCAATGAGCCCATGTCGCCCAAGAGTGACTCAGAGCTGATAGTGAAGCCCACAGAGAGCATGCTCAGAGCCGAGTCCCACATGCAGTGGACCTGGGGCGGGTTTCCAGAATCCACCAGG GTGAACAGAAAAGACAAACCAGAGCCAAAGACGCTGACCATCACTCCCTCTGAGAACACACATTTCAGGGTTATCCTGAGCTCAGAGGCCATGGAGGAAGAGTCGGGAGGAACAACCGATCCCATCTGCAGCATCGTTAAACCAGAGCCTCGCACCATCAAACCTGATCAGTGCAGCTGCACATCACAACCCCCAGAAGCTTCATTGCATGACACAAACAACTCAGACCTTTCAGATTTAATGTCCAGCTGCTTCACCTCTGAGCCATGCGATGGCAACTCTGACCTCAgcactaaaaacacacataaacccaGGTGGACATCGTCACCGCCGAGCCGCAGGAACAGCGGCTCTGCTGAACGGGGGGAAACCGCTGCTGCTTCATTTAAAGCCAACGACTCACCCGTCAAGAGGAGAG GTGTGAGAAAGAGGAGCCAACATCAGGGACCGGAAGATATCTACCTGGAGGATCTGAATGCTCTTGAACCGGATGTTGCTGCTCGGTACTTCCCAAAGAG TGAGTCCGAGCAGGTTCCTAAACACTGGGAGGAGACAGGTCGGCAGTCTGGATCCCAGTCTCCACAGTCGGTGGGCAGCGCGGCAGCAGACAGTGGCACAGAGTGTCTGTCCGACTCTGCTGGTGACCTGCCCGATGTCACGCTGTCGCTGTGTGGAGGCGTGGGAGAGAACTCAGAGATCTCTAAAG ACAAGTTCATGGAGCACATCATCACCTACAATGAATTTGCAGAGAATCCAGCAATCATCGACAATCCTAATTTGGTTGTAAAAATCGCAAACAG GTATTACAACTGGACTCTGGCTGCACCATTGATACTCAGTATGCAAGCGTTCCAGAAGAACCTGCCAAAG GCTACAGAGGAGGCCTGGGTGAAGGAGAAAATGCCCAAAAAGTCTGGACGCTGGTGGTTCTGGAGGAAAAGCAGCGTGAAACAG CTGTCATCAGAGGCCAAGTTAGAGAGACAGGAGTCCAGCGAGAGCCCTGCCCTCCACCAGGCCCCAGAAACACA GAGATCCAGCCCTCACATGAAGACTGGTTCTGGTCATCCTCTCCTGTGCAGGCAGAAAACGGCTGAGTGGTCCAGTGATGATGAGACTAAAGAGTTGAATGCTGCTGCGCCTGCTCTGACACCTACTGAGCGTGTGCAGACTGAAGGCCCAGCACAGGCGCCGGGTCACTCCTACAAGAAATCCCTCCGCCTGTCATCTGACCAGATA GCGAGTCTGAGGCTGAGAGACGGACCGAATGACGTCACCTTCAGCATAACCACTCAGTACCAGGGAACGTGTCGCTGCGAGGGCACCATCTACCTGTGGAACTGGGACGACAAGGTCATCATCTCTGACATCGATGGCACCATCACCAA ATCAGACGTGTTCGGTCAGATTCTGCCTCAGCTCGGTAAAGACTGGACCCACCGAGGGATCGCTAAGCTTTACCACTCAGTGCACGA GAACGGTTACAAGTTCCTGTACTGTTCAGCTCGTGCTATCGGCATGGCTGACATGACCAGAGGGTATTTGCACTGGGTGAATGACAGAGGGACTCTCCTGCCTCAAGGGCCTCTCATGCTCTCCCCAAGCAGCCTCTTCTCTGCCTTCCACAG AGAGATCATAGAAAAGAAACCGGAGAAGTTTAAGATCGAATGCCTCACAGACATCAAGAACCTGTTCTTCCCAAACACACATCCCTTCTACGCCGCCTTTGGAaacagagagagt GACGTGTTTGCCTACAAGCAAGTGGGTGTGCCTGTGTGCCGGATATTCACAGTGAATCCCAAAGGGGAGTTGATTCTCGAGCAAGCCAAAGGCAATAAAACATC ATATGGCCGGCTCAGTGAGCTGGTGGAGCACGTTTTTCCTTTACGCAGCACACAACACAGCGCCACCTTCAGCTGCCCTGAGTTCAGCTCCTTCTGTTACTGGAGACAGCCCATCGCTGAGGTGTGCTTTGAGGAGCTGCTGTAA
- the LOC114453186 gene encoding phosphatidate phosphatase LPIN2-like isoform X2: MNYVGQLAGQVLVTVKELYKGINQATLSGCIDVIVVRQPDGTFQCSPFHVRFGKLGVLRSREKVIDIEINGEQVELHMKLGDNGEAFFVQETEQHNEIVPAHLVTSPIPTEEALFRSRESRATVETSQPLGSDDPSPGNLPVCSNTAGKKKKRRRRKHKAEPRKEEQTTTTPAGGELELCELSSDEEHGAHNGRASALSLIKDNTDLRQHSPLTALEWDSYPFSDGDWAPCTTDVNEPMSPKSDSELIVKPTESMLRAESHMQWTWGGFPESTRVNRKDKPEPKTLTITPSENTHFRVILSSEAMEEESGGTTDPICSIVKPEPRTIKPDQCSCTSQPPEASLHDTNNSDLSDLMSSCFTSEPCDGNSDLSTKNTHKPRWTSSPPSRRNSGSAERGETAAASFKANDSPVKRRGVRKRSQHQGPEDIYLEDLNALEPDVAARYFPKSESEQVPKHWEETGRQSGSQSPQSVGSAAADSGTECLSDSAGDLPDVTLSLCGGVGENSEISKDKFMEHIITYNEFAENPAIIDNPNLVVKIANRYYNWTLAAPLILSMQAFQKNLPKATEEAWVKEKMPKKSGRWWFWRKSSVKQLSSEAKLERQESSESPALHQAPETQQKTAEWSSDDETKELNAAAPALTPTERVQTEGPAQAPGHSYKKSLRLSSDQIASLRLRDGPNDVTFSITTQYQGTCRCEGTIYLWNWDDKVIISDIDGTITKSDVFGQILPQLGKDWTHRGIAKLYHSVHENGYKFLYCSARAIGMADMTRGYLHWVNDRGTLLPQGPLMLSPSSLFSAFHREIIEKKPEKFKIECLTDIKNLFFPNTHPFYAAFGNRESDVFAYKQVGVPVCRIFTVNPKGELILEQAKGNKTSYGRLSELVEHVFPLRSTQHSATFSCPEFSSFCYWRQPIAEVCFEELL; this comes from the exons ATGAACTATGTGGGGCAGCTGGCAGGCCAGGTGCTGGTGACAGTAAAGGAGCTGTACAAAGGGATCAATCAGGCCACTCTGTCGGGCTGCATCGACGTGATTGTCGTCCGACAGCCTGACGGGACCTTCCAATGCTCCCCTTTCCATGTCCGCTTTGGGAAACTGGGGGTGCTGCGCTCCAGGGAGAAAGTG ATCGACATAGAGATCAATGGAGAACAGGTGGAGCTGCACATGAAGCTTGGAGACAACGGAGAGGCCTTCTTTGTCCaggagacagagcagcacaaT GAGATTGTTCCTGCCCACCTGGTGACCTCACCCATCCCCACAGAAGAGGCTCTGTTCAGGAGCAGAGAGTCCAGAGCAACGGTGGAGACCAGTCAGCCTCTCGGTTCTGACGACCCGAGCCCTGGAAACCTCCCGGTCTGCTCCAACACAGccgggaagaagaagaagagacgcAGAAGAAAGCACAAAGCCGAGCCACGCAAGGAGGAGCAAACAACCACAACACCTGCAGGCGGGGAGCTGGAGCTGTGTGAGCTCAGCTCAGACGAGGAGCACGGTGCACACAATGGACG AGCATCTGCACTGTCTCTGATAAAGGACAACACGGACCTCAGGCAACACTCTCCACTCACCGCCCTGGAATGGGACAGCTACCCCTTCTCTGATGGAGACTGGGCACCCTGCACCAC GGATGTCAATGAGCCCATGTCGCCCAAGAGTGACTCAGAGCTGATAGTGAAGCCCACAGAGAGCATGCTCAGAGCCGAGTCCCACATGCAGTGGACCTGGGGCGGGTTTCCAGAATCCACCAGG GTGAACAGAAAAGACAAACCAGAGCCAAAGACGCTGACCATCACTCCCTCTGAGAACACACATTTCAGGGTTATCCTGAGCTCAGAGGCCATGGAGGAAGAGTCGGGAGGAACAACCGATCCCATCTGCAGCATCGTTAAACCAGAGCCTCGCACCATCAAACCTGATCAGTGCAGCTGCACATCACAACCCCCAGAAGCTTCATTGCATGACACAAACAACTCAGACCTTTCAGATTTAATGTCCAGCTGCTTCACCTCTGAGCCATGCGATGGCAACTCTGACCTCAgcactaaaaacacacataaacccaGGTGGACATCGTCACCGCCGAGCCGCAGGAACAGCGGCTCTGCTGAACGGGGGGAAACCGCTGCTGCTTCATTTAAAGCCAACGACTCACCCGTCAAGAGGAGAG GTGTGAGAAAGAGGAGCCAACATCAGGGACCGGAAGATATCTACCTGGAGGATCTGAATGCTCTTGAACCGGATGTTGCTGCTCGGTACTTCCCAAAGAG TGAGTCCGAGCAGGTTCCTAAACACTGGGAGGAGACAGGTCGGCAGTCTGGATCCCAGTCTCCACAGTCGGTGGGCAGCGCGGCAGCAGACAGTGGCACAGAGTGTCTGTCCGACTCTGCTGGTGACCTGCCCGATGTCACGCTGTCGCTGTGTGGAGGCGTGGGAGAGAACTCAGAGATCTCTAAAG ACAAGTTCATGGAGCACATCATCACCTACAATGAATTTGCAGAGAATCCAGCAATCATCGACAATCCTAATTTGGTTGTAAAAATCGCAAACAG GTATTACAACTGGACTCTGGCTGCACCATTGATACTCAGTATGCAAGCGTTCCAGAAGAACCTGCCAAAG GCTACAGAGGAGGCCTGGGTGAAGGAGAAAATGCCCAAAAAGTCTGGACGCTGGTGGTTCTGGAGGAAAAGCAGCGTGAAACAG CTGTCATCAGAGGCCAAGTTAGAGAGACAGGAGTCCAGCGAGAGCCCTGCCCTCCACCAGGCCCCAGAAACACA GCAGAAAACGGCTGAGTGGTCCAGTGATGATGAGACTAAAGAGTTGAATGCTGCTGCGCCTGCTCTGACACCTACTGAGCGTGTGCAGACTGAAGGCCCAGCACAGGCGCCGGGTCACTCCTACAAGAAATCCCTCCGCCTGTCATCTGACCAGATA GCGAGTCTGAGGCTGAGAGACGGACCGAATGACGTCACCTTCAGCATAACCACTCAGTACCAGGGAACGTGTCGCTGCGAGGGCACCATCTACCTGTGGAACTGGGACGACAAGGTCATCATCTCTGACATCGATGGCACCATCACCAA ATCAGACGTGTTCGGTCAGATTCTGCCTCAGCTCGGTAAAGACTGGACCCACCGAGGGATCGCTAAGCTTTACCACTCAGTGCACGA GAACGGTTACAAGTTCCTGTACTGTTCAGCTCGTGCTATCGGCATGGCTGACATGACCAGAGGGTATTTGCACTGGGTGAATGACAGAGGGACTCTCCTGCCTCAAGGGCCTCTCATGCTCTCCCCAAGCAGCCTCTTCTCTGCCTTCCACAG AGAGATCATAGAAAAGAAACCGGAGAAGTTTAAGATCGAATGCCTCACAGACATCAAGAACCTGTTCTTCCCAAACACACATCCCTTCTACGCCGCCTTTGGAaacagagagagt GACGTGTTTGCCTACAAGCAAGTGGGTGTGCCTGTGTGCCGGATATTCACAGTGAATCCCAAAGGGGAGTTGATTCTCGAGCAAGCCAAAGGCAATAAAACATC ATATGGCCGGCTCAGTGAGCTGGTGGAGCACGTTTTTCCTTTACGCAGCACACAACACAGCGCCACCTTCAGCTGCCCTGAGTTCAGCTCCTTCTGTTACTGGAGACAGCCCATCGCTGAGGTGTGCTTTGAGGAGCTGCTGTAA